One window from the genome of Balearica regulorum gibbericeps isolate bBalReg1 chromosome 18, bBalReg1.pri, whole genome shotgun sequence encodes:
- the SOX9 gene encoding transcription factor SOX-9 — MNLLDPFMKMTEEQDKCISDAPSPTMSDDSAGSPCPSGSGSDTENTRPQENTFPKGDPDLKKESDEDKFPVCIREAVSQVLKGYDWTLVPMPVRVNGSSKNKPHVKRPMNAFMVWAQAARRKLADQYPHLHNAELSKTLGKLWRLLNESEKRPFVEEAERLRVQHKKDHPDYKYQPRRRKSVKNGQSEQEEGSEQTHISPNAIFKALQADSPQSSSSISEVHSPGEHSGQSQGPPTPPTTPKTDAQPGKQDLKREGRPLQEGGRQPPHIDFRDVDIGELSSDVISNIETFDVNEFDQYLPPNGHPGVPATHGQPGQVTYTGSYGISSTSGSQTGAGHVWMSKQQPQPPPQPQPQPQHGLPALSGEQGQAQQRTHIKTEQLSPSHYSEQQQHSPQQINYSSFNLQHYSSSYPTITRSQYDYTDHQNSSSYYSHAAGQSSSLYSTFTYMNPTQRPMYTPIADTSGVPSIPQTHSPQHWEQPVYTQLTRP, encoded by the exons ATGAATCTCCTAGACCCCTTCatgaaaatgacagaagaaCAGGACAAATGTATCTCCGacgcccccagccccaccatgTCGGATGACTCTGCCGGGTCACCCTGCCCCTCTGGATCCGGCTCGGACACGGAGAACACCAGACCCCAAGAAAACACCTTCCCCAAGGGTGACCCGGACCTGAAGAAGGAGAGCGACGAGGACAAGTTCCCGGTGTGCATCCGAGAGGCGGTGAGCCAAGTGCTCAAGGGCTACGACTGGACCCTGGTGCCCATGCCGGTCCGGGTGAACGGatccagcaaaaacaagcccCACGTGAAGAGACCCATGAACGCGTTCATGGTGTGGGCGCAGGCGGCCCGGAGGAAGCTGGCTGACCAGTACCCGCATCTGCACAACGCGGAGCTCAGCAAAACCCTGGGCAAGCTCTGGAG gcTGCTAAACGAGAGCGAGAAGCGTCCCTTCGTGGAAGAGGCCGAGCGGCTGCGGGTGCAGCACAAGAAGGACCATCCCGACTACAAGTACCAGCCGCGGCGGAGAAAGTCGGTGAAGAACGGGCAGTCggagcaggaggaaggctcCGAGCAAACCCACATCTCCCCCAACGCCATCTTCAAGGCGCTGCAGGCGGACTCCCCGCAGTCGTCCTCCAGCATCAGCGAGGTGCACTCCCCCGGGGAGCACTCGG GGCAATCACAGGGCCCCCCCACGCCGCCCACCACCCCCAAGACGGACGCGCAGCCGGGCAAGCAGGACCTGAAGCGGGAGGGCCGCCCTCTGCAAGAAGGCGGCCGGCAGCCGCCCCACATCGACTTCCGAGACGTGGACATCGGCGAGCTCAGCAGCGACGTCATCTCCAACATCGAGACCTTCGACGTCAACGAGTTCGATCAGTACCTCCCCCCCAACGGCCACCCGGGGGTCCCGGCCACCCACGGGCAGCCCGGCCAGGTCACCTACACCGGCAGCTACGGCATCAGCAGCACGTCGGGCTCGCAGACCGGGGCCGGCCACGTCTGGATGTCCAagcagcagccgcagcccccgccgcagccccaGCCGCAGCCGCAGCACGGGTTGCCGGCGCTGAGCGGCGAGCAGGGCCAGGCGCAGCAGAGGACGCACATCAAGACGGAGCAGCTCAGCCCAAGCCACTACagcgagcagcagcagcattcccCGCAGCAGATCAACTACAGCTCCTTCAACCTCCAGCACTACAGCTCCTCCTACCCCACCATCACCCGCTCCCAGTACGACTACACCGACCACCAGAACTCCAGCTCCTACTACAGCCACGCCGCCGGCCAGAGCAGCAGCCTCTACTCCACCTTCACCTACATGAACCCCACGCAGCGCCCCATGTACACCCCCATTGCAGACACTTCTGGggtcccctccatcccccagACTCACAGCCCGCAGCACTGGGAACAGCCCGTCTACACACAGCTCACCAGACCCTAA